One segment of Rosa chinensis cultivar Old Blush chromosome 6, RchiOBHm-V2, whole genome shotgun sequence DNA contains the following:
- the LOC112172877 gene encoding dentin sialophosphoprotein produces MLKKPPSRNQRTKGIRVKHILQIALLLGVCFWLIYQLKHSYDKKAALAENDRKTSIRTQTESELLKLGRKDLPNLDVTAHVKRDEDEEEEALREEEEKHEVEDEKHEAEEREEEDPKHEVEEIEEEGQKHEGEEQEEEENKNEDPEDEGKGAGDEEIDENDLETKEGGDYRNENLVDEEKEREDGGDEKDGDRNEDEEREDREENENSSDDQDNEGGDTNAHEAREEHYKGDDASSAVTHDTQVISTETEKESSNETSETSEDEDGNQHNTRLVHGATSENGTSSVPASEEKLEGNSSTPVANSLLDANVKIQSSEPPEAENNSTIVSSEVSNNLAEVNQETSPQNKTETISESAQSQNAAVDGMVTREGSTGQTVVVEQTNNTISVNDQLDSNATVSSRKVETNVSEKTLISDGTAAVEDSSRSSTIKESTDATENEESVNDDATMNDESNDQDATRTEESNDTSEDGREGEGSDSTNRTEDAVQDDPIDSSDSHISEDEKEARTDLDTLPEIQTEGDENGEAAAE; encoded by the coding sequence ATGTTGAAGAAGCCGCCAAGTAGGAACCAGAGAACCAAAGGAATCAGGGTGAAGCATATATTGCAGATTGCATTGCTGCTTGGGGTATGCTTTTGGTTGATTTATCAGCTCAAGCATTCCTATGATAAGAAGGCAGCACTGGCTGAGAATGATCGAAAAACCTCGATCAGAACCCAAACGGAAAGTGAGCTTCTGAAACTTGGGAGGAAAGACCTTCCAAACTTGGATGTGACAGCACATGTGAAACGAGATGAAGATGAGGAGGAAGAAGCTctaagagaggaagaagagaaacaTGAGGTAGAAGATGAGAAACATGAAGCAGAAGAGCGAGAAGAAGAGGATCCGAAGCATGAGGTAGAAGAGATCGAAGAAGAGGGTCAGAAGCATGAGGGAGAAGAgcaagaggaggaggaaaacAAGAATGAAGATCCcgaagatgaaggaaaaggagcAGGAGATGAAGAGATAGATGAAAATGATTTGGAGACAAAAGAAGGGGGAGATTATCGTAATGAGAACCTTGTAgatgaagagaaagaaagagaagatggGGGTGATGAGAAGGATGGTGACAGGAATGAggatgaagaaagagaagaccGAGAAGAAAATGAGAATTCATCGGATGATCAAGATAATGAAGGAGGTGATACGAATGCTCATGAGGCACGAGAGGAACATTATAAGGGGGATGATGCTTCTAGTGCAGTGACCCATGATACCCAAGTTATAAGCACTGAAACTGAGAAAGAAAGTTCAAATGAAACCTCTGAAAccagtgaagatgaagatggaaaCCAACACAATACGAGATTGGTGCATGGTGCAACATCTGAAAATGGCACTTCAAGTGTACCTGCAAGTGAAGAGAAACTTGAAGGGAATTCGTCCACTCCTGTTGCAAACTCACTTTTAGATGCAAATGTGAAAATACAATCTAGTGAACCGCCAGAAGCAGAAAATAACTCAACAATTGTGAGTTCAGAAGTAAGCAACAACTTAGCTGAAGTCAACCAAGAAACTAGTCCGCAGAATAAAACTGAAACTATATCTGAGTCAGCTCAGTCTCAGAATGCAGCAGTGGATGGTATGGTTACTAGAGAGGGCAGCACAGGACAAACTGTGGTCGTGGAACAGACTAATAACACAATATCTGTGAATGATCAATTGGATTCTAATGCAACAGTTTCTAGTCGTAAGGTAGAGACTAATGTGTCAGAAAAGACCTTAATATCTGATGGTACAGCTGCAGTGGAGGATAGCTCCAGATCTTCAACAATAAAGGAGAGTACGGATGCCACTGAGAATGAAGAGTCGGTGAATGACGATGCCACTATGAATGATGAGTCAAATGATCAAGATGCTACTAGGACTGAAGAATCAAATGATACAAGTGAAGATGGTAGGGAAGGTGAAGGTTCAGACTCCACAAATAGGACGGAGGATGCAGTTCAGGATGACCCCATTGATTCTTCTGATTCGCATATTTCCGAAGATGAGAAAGAGGCTCGGACAGATTTAGATACATTGCCAGAAATACAAACAGAGGGAGATGAGAATGGAGAGGCTGCAGCAGAATGA
- the LOC112173323 gene encoding ergosterol biosynthetic protein 28, translated as MKALSWWLMLVGSLRLVSVWFGFFNIWALRLAVFSKSPMTEVHGRTFGVWTLLTCTLCYLCAFNLDNKPLYLVTFLSFIYALGHFLTEYLIYHTMAIANLSTVGFFAGTSIIWMLLQWNSHQAQAAVKSE; from the exons ATGAAGGCGTTGAGTTGGTGGCTAATGCTGGTGGGTTCACTTAGGCTTGTCTCTGTTTGGTTCGGCTTCTTCAACATATGGGCTCTCCGTCTTGCTGTCTTCTCCAAATCCCCAA TGACTGAAGTTCATGGAAGGACATTTGGTGTCTGGACTCTCCTTACTTGCACGCTCTGCTATCTTTGTGCCTTTAACCTTGACAACAAGCCACTCTACCTAGTTACCTTCCTATCATTCATCTATGCCCTTGGTCATTTCTTGACCGAGTACCTAATCTACCACACCATGGCCATTGCAAATCTATCAACTGTCGGCTTTTTTGCAG GCACATCGATTATATGGATGTTGTTGCAGTGGAATTCACATCAAGCTCAAGCTGCGGTGAAATCAGAATAA